One genomic segment of Streptomyces sp. RerS4 includes these proteins:
- a CDS encoding acyl-CoA carboxylase subunit beta, with amino-acid sequence MTTNLTGKVTELHELRERARRGPSDRATEAQHAKGKLTARERIALLLDEGSFKEVEQLRRHRATGFGLEAKKPYTDGVITGWGTVEGRTVFVYAHDFRIFGGALGEAHAAKIHKIMDMAIAAGAPLVSLNDGAGARIQEGVSALAGYGGIFQRNTRASGVIPQISVMLGPCAGGAAYSPALTDFVFMVRDTSQMFITGPDVVRAVTGEEISQNGLGGADVHAETSGVAHFAYDDEETCIAEVRYLITMLPSNNRENPPHCVGTDPADRRSEALLTLVPVDGNRPYDMLKVIEELVDDGDVLEVHERWARNIICALARFDGQVVGIVANQPGHLAGVLDIHASEKAARFVQLCDAFNIPIITLLDVPGFLPGVDQEHGGIIRHGAKLLYAYCNATVPRISLILRKAYGGAYIVMDSQSIGADLTYAWPTNEIAVMGAEGAANVIFRRQIADAEDPEAMRARMVKEYKAELMHPYYAAERGLVDDVIDPAETRETLISALAMLRTKHADLPPRKHGNPPQ; translated from the coding sequence ATGACGACGAACCTCACCGGGAAAGTGACCGAGCTGCACGAGCTGCGCGAGCGGGCGCGGCGCGGACCGAGTGACCGTGCGACCGAGGCGCAGCATGCCAAGGGCAAGCTGACGGCGCGTGAGCGGATTGCGCTGCTTCTGGACGAGGGTTCGTTCAAGGAGGTCGAGCAGCTGCGTCGGCACCGGGCGACGGGTTTCGGTCTGGAGGCCAAGAAGCCCTACACCGATGGTGTGATCACGGGGTGGGGCACGGTCGAGGGTCGGACGGTCTTCGTGTACGCGCACGATTTCCGCATCTTCGGTGGTGCGTTGGGTGAGGCGCACGCGGCGAAGATCCACAAGATCATGGACATGGCCATCGCGGCCGGTGCGCCGCTGGTCTCGTTGAACGACGGTGCGGGTGCCCGTATCCAGGAGGGTGTCTCGGCGCTGGCCGGCTACGGTGGCATCTTCCAGCGCAACACCAGGGCCTCGGGTGTGATCCCGCAGATCTCGGTGATGTTGGGCCCGTGCGCGGGCGGGGCGGCGTACTCCCCGGCGTTGACGGACTTCGTGTTCATGGTGCGGGACACCTCGCAGATGTTCATCACGGGTCCGGACGTGGTCCGGGCGGTGACGGGCGAGGAGATCAGCCAGAACGGTCTGGGCGGCGCGGACGTGCACGCGGAGACCTCGGGCGTGGCGCACTTCGCGTACGACGACGAGGAGACCTGCATCGCCGAGGTCCGCTACCTCATCACGATGCTGCCCTCCAACAACCGCGAGAACCCGCCGCACTGCGTCGGCACCGACCCGGCCGACCGCCGTTCGGAGGCCCTCCTCACGCTGGTTCCCGTCGACGGCAACCGGCCGTACGACATGCTCAAGGTGATCGAGGAGCTCGTCGACGACGGGGACGTCCTGGAGGTCCACGAGCGGTGGGCGCGCAACATCATCTGCGCGCTGGCGCGGTTCGACGGGCAGGTGGTGGGCATCGTCGCCAACCAGCCCGGTCACCTCGCGGGGGTGTTGGACATCCACGCCTCGGAGAAGGCGGCGCGGTTCGTCCAGCTGTGCGACGCGTTCAACATCCCGATCATCACGCTGCTGGACGTGCCGGGCTTCCTGCCGGGCGTGGACCAGGAGCACGGCGGGATCATCCGCCACGGCGCGAAGCTGCTGTACGCGTACTGCAACGCGACCGTGCCGCGGATCTCGCTGATCCTGCGCAAGGCGTACGGCGGCGCGTACATCGTCATGGACTCGCAGTCCATCGGCGCCGACCTGACCTACGCCTGGCCGACCAACGAGATCGCCGTGATGGGCGCCGAGGGCGCGGCGAACGTGATCTTCCGCAGGCAGATCGCGGACGCCGAGGACCCCGAGGCGATGCGCGCGCGGATGGTCAAGGAATACAAGGCCGAGCTGATGCACCCGTACTACGCGGCCGAGCGCGGCCTCGTCGACGACGTCATCGACCCCGCCGAGACCCGCGAGACGCTGATCAGCGCCCTCGCGATGCTCCGCACCAAGCACGCCGACCTGCCGCCGCGCAAGCACGGCAACCCGCCGCAGTAG